One Amycolatopsis sp. NBC_00355 genomic window carries:
- a CDS encoding pyridoxamine 5'-phosphate oxidase family protein: MSRRDQIRMTEDEVRGFFAEQKVINVASVGPNGRPHLAPLWYYPHEDGVATWTYGTSQKAKNLRRLPEATVLIEDGESYEKLRGVSLEADVELVEDTEEVTRMGITLMQRYAGAKPGDPVPSELSGFIAGQAPKRVGLIFRPTKIVSWDHTKLGGTY, encoded by the coding sequence ATGTCACGGCGCGACCAGATCAGGATGACCGAGGACGAGGTCCGCGGGTTCTTCGCCGAACAGAAGGTCATCAACGTCGCCAGCGTCGGCCCGAACGGCCGCCCGCACCTCGCGCCGCTCTGGTACTACCCGCACGAGGACGGCGTCGCGACCTGGACCTACGGCACGTCGCAGAAGGCCAAGAACCTGCGCCGGCTGCCGGAGGCGACCGTGCTCATCGAGGACGGCGAAAGCTACGAGAAGCTCCGCGGCGTCTCGCTGGAGGCCGACGTCGAGCTCGTCGAGGACACCGAAGAAGTCACCCGGATGGGGATCACGCTCATGCAGCGCTACGCGGGCGCCAAGCCGGGTGACCCCGTACCGTCCGAGCTGAGCGGCTTCATCGCAGGTCAGGCCCCCAAGCGGGTCGGGTTGATCTTCCGGCCGACGAAGATCGTCAGCTGGGACCACACGAAGCTCGGCGGGACGTACTAA
- a CDS encoding flavin-containing monooxygenase, with translation MTERFKVVIVGTGFSGLGQAIQLEKAGIRDYVVLEKAGEVGGTWRDNSYPGCACDVQSHMYSFSYEQNPDWSRSFSPQPEIFDYLKGVADKYRLREKIRFGVELTGAHWDERERRWTATTKDGREFSAQFLVSGVGGLHIPQVPELPGIANFQGQTWHSAQWNHEYDLRGKRVAVVGTGASAVQFVPKIAPDVAELTLFQRTPPWIMPKPDHAMPEWAQTLFRRVPGTQRAYRNALYWLLEARAIGFNGHPGVMKAGELIAKRNITKGIKDRALRKKVTPDYTMGCKRVLISNDYYPALDRPNVDVNTSGIKEVKAHSIVDSAGVEHEVDAIVYGTGFKVTDALEYLDITGVDGRNLAKEWAAEGMQTHKGITVSGFPNLFFLLGPNTALGHNSVVFMIESQSRYVVDAIKLADSRGAAAVDVRPGVQDKFQQDIQDKLVKGVWTQGGCKSWYLDAKGVNRTIWPGFTWRYWLETRKVDPADYELSGRAS, from the coding sequence ATGACCGAGCGGTTCAAGGTCGTGATCGTGGGCACCGGTTTTTCCGGGCTCGGCCAGGCGATCCAGCTCGAAAAGGCGGGCATCCGGGACTACGTGGTCCTGGAGAAGGCCGGCGAGGTGGGCGGCACCTGGCGCGACAACTCGTACCCCGGGTGCGCCTGTGACGTGCAGTCGCACATGTACTCGTTCTCCTACGAGCAGAACCCGGACTGGTCGCGGTCGTTCTCGCCGCAGCCGGAGATCTTCGACTACCTCAAGGGTGTCGCGGACAAGTACCGGCTGCGCGAGAAGATCCGCTTCGGCGTCGAGCTCACCGGCGCGCACTGGGACGAGCGGGAGCGCCGCTGGACGGCGACGACCAAGGACGGCCGGGAGTTCTCCGCGCAGTTCCTCGTCTCCGGCGTCGGCGGCCTGCACATCCCGCAGGTCCCCGAGCTGCCCGGGATCGCGAACTTCCAGGGCCAGACCTGGCACTCCGCGCAGTGGAACCACGAGTACGACCTGCGCGGCAAGCGCGTCGCCGTCGTCGGCACCGGCGCCAGCGCGGTCCAGTTCGTCCCGAAGATCGCCCCGGACGTCGCCGAGCTGACGCTCTTCCAGCGGACGCCGCCGTGGATCATGCCCAAGCCCGACCACGCGATGCCGGAGTGGGCGCAGACGCTGTTCCGCCGCGTCCCCGGCACCCAGCGCGCCTACCGCAACGCGCTCTACTGGCTCCTCGAAGCCCGCGCCATCGGCTTCAACGGCCACCCGGGCGTCATGAAGGCCGGCGAGCTGATCGCCAAGCGGAACATCACCAAGGGCATCAAGGACCGCGCGCTGCGCAAGAAGGTCACCCCGGACTACACGATGGGCTGCAAGCGCGTGCTCATCTCCAACGACTACTACCCGGCGCTCGACCGGCCGAACGTCGACGTGAACACCTCCGGGATCAAGGAGGTCAAGGCGCATTCGATCGTCGACAGCGCCGGTGTGGAGCACGAGGTCGACGCGATCGTCTACGGCACCGGGTTCAAGGTCACCGACGCGCTGGAGTACCTGGACATCACCGGGGTCGACGGCCGCAACCTGGCCAAGGAGTGGGCCGCCGAAGGGATGCAGACGCACAAGGGCATCACCGTCTCCGGCTTCCCGAACCTGTTCTTCCTGCTCGGCCCGAACACCGCGCTGGGCCACAACTCCGTCGTGTTCATGATCGAGTCGCAGTCCCGGTACGTCGTCGACGCGATCAAGCTCGCCGACTCGCGCGGCGCCGCCGCGGTCGACGTCCGGCCCGGTGTGCAGGACAAGTTCCAGCAGGACATCCAGGACAAGCTGGTCAAGGGCGTCTGGACGCAGGGCGGCTGCAAGAGCTGGTACCTCGACGCCAAGGGCGTGAACCGGACCATCTGGCCCGGCTTCACCTGGCGCTACTGGCTGGAGACGCGGAAGGTGGACCCCGCCGACTACGAGCTTTCCGGGCGCGCGTCATGA
- a CDS encoding metal-dependent hydrolase: protein MTDEQVVLHARDVKFDWASLPMHWIPGEPQATHTINVLHLALPEGERWFVEVFKQAVPLIRDERLKEDVLGFIGQEAVHAEAHDGAAAHLEAAGVRVRPYIAQMEWLFRKLLGDRDLTGQAAEEWLIERLGIIAAIEHYTAFLGQWVLDAPLAEAGADPVMLDLLRWHGAEEVEHRSVAYDLFTHLDGRYTRRVRSMAAVTPVLAWVFARGTRFLMRNDPTRPGRASLRGYRRAAKKGLLPTGRELLREIRPYFRKSYHPTETGNTEQAVAYLASSPAARAADAPR, encoded by the coding sequence ATGACGGACGAACAGGTCGTCCTCCACGCCCGGGACGTCAAGTTCGACTGGGCGAGCCTGCCGATGCACTGGATCCCCGGCGAACCGCAGGCCACGCACACCATCAACGTCCTGCACCTCGCGCTGCCCGAAGGCGAGCGCTGGTTCGTCGAGGTGTTCAAGCAGGCCGTGCCGCTGATCCGCGACGAGCGGCTCAAGGAGGACGTCCTCGGCTTCATCGGCCAGGAAGCGGTGCACGCCGAGGCCCACGACGGTGCCGCGGCGCACCTCGAAGCCGCCGGCGTGCGCGTCCGGCCGTACATCGCGCAGATGGAGTGGCTGTTCCGGAAGCTGCTCGGCGACCGCGACCTCACCGGTCAGGCCGCCGAGGAGTGGCTGATCGAACGGCTCGGCATCATCGCCGCGATCGAGCACTACACGGCGTTCCTCGGCCAGTGGGTGCTCGACGCGCCGCTCGCCGAAGCCGGCGCCGACCCGGTGATGCTCGACCTGCTGCGCTGGCACGGCGCGGAAGAAGTCGAACACCGGTCGGTCGCCTACGACCTGTTCACGCACCTCGACGGCCGCTACACCCGCCGCGTGCGCAGCATGGCCGCGGTGACGCCGGTGCTGGCGTGGGTGTTCGCCCGCGGCACGCGGTTCCTGATGCGCAACGACCCGACACGCCCGGGCCGCGCGTCACTGCGGGGCTATCGCCGAGCGGCGAAGAAGGGCCTGCTGCCGACCGGGCGCGAGCTGCTGCGCGAGATCCGGCCGTACTTCCGGAAGTCGTATCACCCGACCGAGACCGGCAACACCGAGCAGGCCGTGGCCTACCTGGCGAGTTCACCGGCCGCGCGGGCGGCGGACGCACCGAGGTGA
- a CDS encoding PDR/VanB family oxidoreductase translates to MSAMVGVVGVYRRLSQVSGKRRPPVRAVDRDLPLTVEAVRPEAEGVVSLRLANGAPLPSWRPGAHIDLVLPSGRVRQYSLCGDPSEKDHYRIAVRKIGVASAEVHALAPGTRVVVRGPRTAFPLVGEGPFLFVAGGIGITPILPMVRQVAASGADWRLVYTGRSRASMPFVDELAAYERVWIRPDTEYGIPASGAELLDGMPDGASVYCCGPVPMITGVRVDLALTTGAVHFERFAPPPIVAGEPFRLTLRRSGRVLDVPGDRSALDVVREVLPDTPYSCRQGFCGTCAVPAAGGGSMRLCVDRGPATLEL, encoded by the coding sequence ATGTCCGCGATGGTCGGCGTGGTCGGGGTATACCGCCGGCTCTCGCAGGTCAGCGGGAAGCGGCGGCCGCCGGTGCGCGCGGTCGACCGGGACCTGCCGCTGACGGTCGAAGCGGTGCGCCCCGAAGCCGAGGGCGTCGTGAGCCTGCGCCTGGCGAACGGCGCGCCGCTGCCGAGCTGGCGGCCGGGGGCGCACATCGACCTCGTGCTGCCGTCCGGCCGGGTGCGGCAGTACTCCCTCTGCGGCGACCCGTCCGAAAAGGACCATTACCGCATTGCCGTGCGGAAGATCGGCGTTGCGTCGGCCGAGGTCCACGCCCTGGCACCGGGCACGCGGGTCGTCGTGCGCGGGCCGCGGACGGCGTTCCCACTCGTCGGCGAGGGGCCGTTCCTGTTCGTTGCGGGCGGTATCGGCATCACGCCGATCCTGCCGATGGTGCGCCAAGTGGCCGCGAGCGGAGCGGACTGGCGGCTGGTCTACACCGGCCGCAGCCGCGCGTCGATGCCGTTCGTCGACGAACTGGCGGCCTACGAGCGCGTCTGGATCCGCCCGGACACCGAGTACGGCATCCCGGCCTCGGGCGCCGAGCTCCTCGACGGCATGCCCGACGGCGCTTCGGTGTACTGCTGCGGCCCGGTGCCGATGATCACCGGCGTCCGCGTCGACCTGGCCCTGACCACGGGCGCGGTGCACTTCGAAAGGTTCGCCCCGCCGCCGATAGTCGCCGGAGAGCCGTTCAGGCTGACTTTGCGCCGCTCGGGACGGGTGCTGGACGTCCCGGGCGACCGGTCCGCCCTCGACGTCGTCCGCGAGGTCCTGCCCGACACGCCGTACTCGTGCCGCCAGGGTTTCTGCGGGACCTGCGCGGTGCCGGCGGCCGGCGGCGGGTCGATGCGGCTCTGCGTCGACCGCGGCCCCGCGACGCTGGAGTTATGA
- a CDS encoding YciI family protein — translation MAWYLVEITYVQEKLQEVRPRHREFLAKLAEEGRVAVAGPLGDGTGGVTLYQADDEAHLQETIGKDPYYLEGVIAQRSVREFKPVIGAWVPEGS, via the coding sequence ATGGCCTGGTACCTCGTCGAAATCACCTACGTCCAGGAGAAACTGCAGGAGGTGCGGCCGCGCCACCGCGAGTTCCTGGCCAAGCTCGCCGAAGAGGGCCGCGTCGCGGTCGCCGGACCGCTCGGCGACGGCACCGGCGGCGTCACGCTCTACCAGGCCGACGACGAGGCGCACCTGCAGGAGACGATCGGCAAGGACCCGTACTACCTGGAAGGCGTCATCGCGCAGCGGTCGGTCCGCGAGTTCAAGCCGGTCATCGGCGCCTGGGTGCCCGAAGGCTCATAA
- a CDS encoding RNA polymerase sigma factor: protein MLEGNAERSVEATLGHLRVMDGPAPVQTPAPLNLEDLYRQHRMRLVRLAILLVDEPATAEDVVQEAFTGLHRNWGRLRDAAAAVGYLRTAVVNGSRSVLRRRKTAREYVPPHAVNARSAESLAMLSSEHQAVVSALSKLPPRQREVLVLRYYGGLSEAEISEAAGISKGTVKSTASRALEALQKAMQAPQ from the coding sequence ATGCTCGAAGGCAATGCGGAACGCAGTGTCGAGGCGACCCTCGGCCACTTGCGGGTCATGGACGGGCCGGCGCCGGTGCAGACGCCGGCGCCGCTGAACCTCGAAGACCTCTACCGCCAGCACCGGATGCGGCTGGTCCGGCTGGCGATTCTGCTGGTGGACGAGCCCGCGACGGCGGAAGACGTGGTCCAGGAGGCCTTCACCGGCCTGCACCGCAACTGGGGCCGGCTGCGTGACGCCGCGGCTGCCGTCGGTTACCTGCGCACCGCCGTGGTCAACGGGTCGCGCAGCGTGCTGCGCCGCCGCAAGACGGCCCGGGAGTACGTGCCGCCGCACGCGGTCAACGCGCGGTCCGCGGAGAGCCTCGCGATGCTCTCCAGCGAGCACCAGGCCGTGGTCAGCGCGCTGTCCAAGCTGCCGCCCCGCCAGCGCGAGGTGCTGGTGCTGCGGTACTACGGCGGGCTGAGCGAAGCCGAGATCTCTGAGGCCGCAGGCATCTCCAAGGGTACGGTCAAGTCGACCGCCAGCCGGGCGCTCGAGGCCCTCCAGAAGGCCATGCAGGCCCCACAGTGA
- the nagA gene encoding N-acetylglucosamine-6-phosphate deacetylase yields the protein MIMGGRVAAPDRVLDDGWLAVSDGRIAGVGSGTPPSGEHVDVGGALVVPGFVDTHCHGGGGASFTSLDPEELLTAVRAHRRHGTTTMLASLVSDPIDILCEQVAALREIVQDGEVAGIHLEGPFISKARCGAHDPQTLLEPDTGTVDKLLRAGQGAIRMVTIAPELYGGVKAVRQLAESGVIAAIGHTDGVEEQLLPAIDAGASVATHLFNGMRPLHHREPGPIGALLDDERITIELICDLVHLHPTVVRLAAKHAGRNRTVLITDAMSATDAADGRYTLGRLEVDVHDGVATLADNGSLAGSTLTMDTAFRNLVNGAKLGILDAVHATSLRPAELLGIADRTGSLTPGKVADVVVLDTDLRPAKVLRRGQWVAEVGTATLST from the coding sequence GTGATCATGGGCGGCCGGGTCGCCGCCCCGGACCGTGTACTCGACGACGGCTGGCTGGCCGTCTCCGACGGGCGGATCGCCGGCGTGGGTTCGGGGACCCCGCCGTCCGGCGAGCACGTGGACGTCGGCGGGGCACTGGTCGTGCCTGGATTCGTCGATACCCACTGCCACGGCGGGGGAGGTGCTTCGTTCACCTCCCTCGATCCCGAGGAGCTGCTGACGGCCGTGCGGGCGCACCGCCGCCACGGCACCACGACCATGCTCGCCAGCCTGGTCTCCGATCCGATCGACATCCTGTGTGAGCAGGTGGCCGCGCTGCGTGAGATCGTCCAGGACGGCGAGGTCGCGGGCATCCACCTGGAGGGTCCCTTCATCTCGAAGGCCCGCTGCGGGGCGCACGACCCGCAGACGCTGCTCGAGCCCGACACCGGCACGGTCGACAAGCTGCTGCGGGCCGGCCAGGGCGCGATCCGGATGGTCACCATCGCCCCCGAGCTGTACGGCGGCGTGAAGGCCGTGCGGCAGCTGGCCGAATCGGGCGTCATCGCCGCCATCGGGCACACCGACGGCGTCGAGGAGCAGCTGCTGCCGGCGATCGACGCCGGGGCGAGCGTCGCGACGCACCTGTTCAACGGCATGCGCCCGCTGCACCACCGCGAGCCCGGCCCGATCGGCGCGCTGCTGGACGACGAGCGCATCACCATCGAGCTCATCTGCGACCTGGTGCACCTGCACCCGACCGTGGTGCGGCTGGCCGCCAAGCACGCCGGCCGCAACCGGACGGTGCTCATCACCGACGCGATGTCGGCCACCGACGCCGCCGACGGCCGCTACACGCTGGGCCGCCTCGAGGTCGACGTGCACGACGGCGTCGCCACCCTCGCGGACAACGGCTCGCTGGCCGGCAGCACCCTGACGATGGACACCGCCTTCCGCAACCTCGTCAACGGTGCGAAACTCGGGATCCTCGACGCGGTGCACGCCACGTCGCTGCGGCCCGCCGAGCTGCTCGGCATCGCCGACCGCACGGGCTCGCTGACGCCCGGCAAGGTGGCCGACGTCGTGGTGCTCGACACGGACCTGCGGCCGGCCAAGGTGCTGCGCCGGGGACAATGGGTCGCCGAGGTGGGAACGGCTACCTTGAGCACCTAG
- a CDS encoding DedA family protein — protein MILAQSTVNTMSLLPSWLDPQHLLSGLTTPVLAVLCLIIFIESSVFPVLPGDSLLFTAGLFIANGTLDASLWLVCVLVTVAALLGNVVGYYLGYFAGPKLFNRPDSKFFKREYIDKTHEFLEKHGPKAVVLARFVPFVRTFITWIAGIGRMDPKRYFTYTVIGGILWAAGITILGSLLGNIGFIRNNVDSIFVLIVLVSVVPIVIEYLKARREKKASATMASSDPEVTQRIPRIKD, from the coding sequence GTGATTCTCGCCCAGAGCACGGTCAACACGATGTCGCTGCTGCCGTCATGGCTGGACCCGCAGCACTTGCTGAGCGGCCTGACGACCCCGGTCCTGGCGGTGCTGTGCCTGATCATCTTCATCGAGAGCAGCGTCTTCCCGGTGCTGCCCGGTGACTCCCTGCTGTTCACCGCCGGCCTGTTCATCGCGAACGGCACCCTCGACGCCTCGCTGTGGCTGGTGTGTGTGCTGGTCACGGTCGCGGCACTGCTCGGCAACGTCGTCGGGTACTACCTCGGTTACTTCGCCGGGCCCAAGCTGTTCAACCGGCCGGACTCGAAGTTCTTCAAGCGCGAATACATCGACAAGACGCACGAATTCCTGGAGAAGCACGGGCCGAAGGCGGTCGTGCTGGCCCGGTTCGTGCCCTTCGTCCGGACGTTCATCACCTGGATCGCCGGCATCGGCCGGATGGATCCGAAGCGTTACTTCACGTACACGGTCATCGGCGGCATCCTCTGGGCCGCGGGCATCACGATCCTCGGCTCGCTGCTGGGCAACATCGGCTTCATCCGGAACAACGTCGACTCGATCTTCGTGCTGATCGTGCTGGTCTCGGTGGTCCCGATCGTGATCGAGTACCTCAAGGCGCGCCGCGAGAAGAAGGCGTCGGCCACGATGGCGTCGTCCGACCCCGAGGTCACGCAGCGCATCCCGCGCATCAAGGACTGA
- a CDS encoding FAD-binding oxidoreductase has product MSDEALVTRLRELLGKSAVLTDSDVTASYSRDMMPLAPSGKPLAVVLPENTEQVQAVVKACAAAKVPIVPRGAGSGLSGAANAIDGCVVLALTKLNEIVEIDAGNRLAVVQPGVVNLDFRNAVEKHGLFYPPDPSSYDWCTLGGNLSTNAGGLCCVKYGVTTDSVLGLEVVLADGEILRTGRRTVKGVAGYDLARLFVGSEGTLGVITQATVQLKPLPQAPATFVAGFTSTEAAGEAVARVVREGLVPSLLEIMDASSIKASEAYLKTDLGAGSDCRALLLGQSDAGGEVARRELAKLEQICVDCGADLAYTTEDLEEGRMLLQARRVVLTALETYGLWLTDDVCVPRTRIAELIRGCEKVSEDVGLRIAVVGHAGDGNMHPTIVYQPDDPDEFARAQRAFDEILEIGLALGGTVTGEHGVGKIKREWLEREIGPVGMRVHRQIKGALDPENLFNPGSMFSMT; this is encoded by the coding sequence ATGAGCGACGAAGCTTTGGTCACCCGGCTGCGTGAACTGCTCGGCAAGAGCGCCGTGCTCACCGACTCCGACGTCACGGCGTCGTACTCGCGCGACATGATGCCGCTCGCGCCCTCCGGGAAGCCGCTGGCCGTGGTGCTGCCCGAGAACACCGAGCAGGTGCAGGCCGTCGTGAAGGCCTGTGCCGCGGCGAAGGTGCCGATCGTGCCTCGCGGCGCCGGGAGCGGGCTGTCCGGCGCCGCGAACGCCATCGACGGCTGCGTCGTGCTCGCGCTGACCAAGCTCAACGAGATCGTCGAGATCGACGCCGGGAACCGGCTGGCCGTCGTCCAGCCCGGGGTCGTCAACCTGGACTTCCGCAACGCCGTCGAGAAGCACGGCCTCTTCTACCCGCCGGACCCGTCCAGCTACGACTGGTGCACCCTCGGCGGCAACCTCTCCACCAACGCCGGCGGCCTCTGCTGCGTGAAGTACGGCGTCACCACCGACTCCGTCCTCGGCCTCGAGGTCGTCCTGGCGGACGGCGAGATCCTCAGGACCGGACGCCGGACCGTCAAGGGCGTCGCCGGCTACGACCTCGCGCGCCTGTTCGTCGGCAGCGAGGGCACGCTCGGCGTCATCACCCAGGCGACCGTGCAGCTCAAGCCGCTGCCGCAGGCGCCGGCGACGTTCGTCGCGGGCTTCACCAGCACCGAAGCCGCCGGTGAGGCCGTCGCGCGTGTCGTCCGCGAAGGCCTGGTGCCGTCGCTGCTGGAGATCATGGACGCGTCGTCGATCAAGGCGTCCGAGGCCTACCTCAAGACCGACCTCGGCGCGGGCTCGGACTGCCGGGCCCTGCTGCTCGGCCAGTCCGACGCCGGGGGCGAGGTCGCCCGCCGCGAGCTGGCCAAGCTGGAGCAGATCTGCGTCGACTGCGGGGCCGACCTCGCGTACACCACCGAAGACCTCGAAGAAGGCCGGATGCTGCTGCAGGCCCGCCGGGTCGTGCTGACGGCCCTGGAGACCTACGGCCTCTGGCTCACCGACGACGTCTGCGTGCCGCGCACGCGCATCGCCGAGCTCATCCGCGGCTGCGAGAAGGTCAGCGAGGACGTCGGCCTGCGGATCGCCGTGGTCGGGCACGCCGGCGACGGCAACATGCACCCCACGATCGTCTACCAGCCCGACGACCCGGACGAGTTCGCCCGCGCCCAGCGCGCGTTCGACGAGATCCTCGAGATCGGGCTTGCCCTCGGCGGCACGGTGACCGGCGAACACGGCGTCGGCAAGATCAAGCGCGAGTGGCTGGAACGCGAGATCGGCCCGGTCGGGATGCGCGTCCACCGGCAGATCAAGGGGGCCCTCGACCCGGAGAACCTGTTCAACCCGGGCTCGATGTTCTCGATGACCTGA
- a CDS encoding PPOX class F420-dependent oxidoreductase, with amino-acid sequence MTDDTALRDFITTHRHGVLATIRRDGRPQLSTITHLYNPETDTITASITETRAKTKNMRRDPRVTYHVGSEDGWSYVVAEARAELTQPAAAPDDATVEALVGYYRRAAGEHPDWDEYREAMVTDQRVLLTLHFDKVFGVIR; translated from the coding sequence ATGACCGACGACACAGCGTTGAGGGATTTCATCACCACGCACCGCCACGGCGTCCTGGCGACCATCCGCCGCGACGGCCGGCCGCAGCTGTCCACCATCACCCACCTCTACAACCCGGAGACGGACACGATCACCGCGTCCATCACCGAAACCCGGGCCAAGACGAAGAACATGCGCCGCGACCCGCGGGTCACCTACCACGTGGGCAGCGAGGACGGCTGGAGCTACGTGGTCGCCGAAGCCCGCGCGGAACTGACGCAGCCGGCTGCCGCGCCGGACGACGCCACGGTGGAAGCCCTGGTCGGCTACTACCGCCGCGCGGCGGGCGAGCACCCGGACTGGGACGAGTACCGCGAGGCGATGGTCACCGACCAGCGCGTCCTGCTGACCCTGCACTTCGACAAGGTCTTCGGCGTGATCCGCTGA
- a CDS encoding MarR family winged helix-turn-helix transcriptional regulator codes for MAPNSSAAARPKAELDLADSLGHELVRFIRLINKAKSQVSKQGPDGIERAAYAILFTLIHEGPQRTSRLAESLHAEISTISRQSSSLVQHGLVERQADPEDGRACLLAPTAEGLRVFEENRKQRNQWLAEVLEDWSEEDRQNLNRLFGRLNTGIETHSPQLADAQAPTAAPAKGATA; via the coding sequence ATGGCACCGAACAGCTCAGCAGCAGCCCGGCCGAAGGCCGAACTGGACCTGGCCGACTCGCTCGGCCATGAGCTCGTGCGCTTCATCCGGTTGATCAACAAGGCGAAGTCCCAGGTCTCCAAGCAGGGACCGGACGGGATCGAGCGGGCGGCCTACGCGATCCTCTTCACCCTCATCCACGAGGGCCCGCAGCGCACCAGCCGGCTGGCCGAGTCGCTGCACGCCGAGATCTCGACGATCAGCAGGCAGTCGAGCTCGCTCGTCCAGCACGGCCTGGTCGAACGCCAGGCCGACCCCGAGGACGGGCGGGCCTGCCTGCTCGCGCCGACAGCCGAGGGCCTCCGGGTGTTCGAAGAGAACCGCAAGCAACGCAATCAGTGGCTGGCCGAAGTGCTCGAGGACTGGTCGGAAGAGGACCGCCAGAACCTCAATCGGCTCTTCGGCCGGCTGAACACAGGTATCGAGACACACTCTCCACAGCTGGCCGACGCGCAGGCGCCGACCGCTGCACCGGCCAAGGGGGCCACTGCATGA